Below is a window of Defluviimonas sp. SAOS-178_SWC DNA.
GGAACGGCCCTTCGTTGGCGGCCTTGCGATCAAGATAGGCGTCACGACCGATAAACTTTATCCCCTTGTTCGGCTTGCAGGCAAAACCGAGCCCCATCTGATGCGGCGCATCGCTGTAGGCCATGTCGTGGCCCCAGTGGAGAAAGCCCTTCTCGATGCGGAGCGCGTTCAATGCCTCGCCGCCGGCCAGCCGCAGCCCCAGCCCCCTTCCCGCTTCGATTAGCACATCGAAGACATGCTCGGCGAAGTCGGGCGTCACGAAGATCTCCCAGCCAAGTTCGCCCGTGTAGGACAAGCGCTGCGCAAAGACATGTGCGTGCCCGATATGGAAGTGCCGGAGACTGTTGAACGGGAAGGCCGTGTTCGAGACGTCGATGTCGGCCACTGCGGCCAGCAGGTCACGCGATTTCGGACCGGCAACCGCCAGAACGCCATAGGCGGTGGTGGCATCGCGCAGGCGCACGTCCTCGTCCGCGCGCAAGGCATCGCGCAGATGCAGATAGTCACGCCGCGTATGTGAGATCGAGCTCATCACCATGTAGGCGTCGTCGGCATGGCGCGCCACGGTAACATCGCTTTCGATCCCGCCGCGGTCGTTCAGCATCAGCGTATAGGCGACCCGGCCCACGGGCAGCGCCAGGTCGTTGGTGCAGACCCGTTGCAGGAAGGCCTCGGCATCCTTTCCCTCGACCATCAGCTTGCCCAGCATCGAATAGTCGAACATCGCCACCGCCTCGCGCGCCGCCTTCTGTTCGGCCTGCGCATGGGCGAACCAGCTTGGACGGCCAAAGCTGTAGTCGTATTGCGGTTTCACACCCTCGGGCGCGAACCAGCCAGGGCGTTCCCATCCCTGAACCTCGGCGTAGCAGGCGCCGCGGGCTTTCATCGCGTGGTAGAACGGCGTCCGCCGCAGGTTTCGCGCGGTTTCGCGCTGACGGCCGGGCCAGTGCATCGCATAGGTCAAGATCAGCGTCTCCGGGCAACGCTCCCGAAGATAGGGATCGCGAGTCTGGAACTCTTCGCAGCGCTTCGGATCCATCTCGCTAAGGTCGATTGGCGGATGGCCCTTCATGATCCACTGCGCAAGAGCCCGGCCGGCGCCGGGGCCCGACTGAATGCCCGTGGAGTTGACCCCGGCCAAAACGTAGTAGCCCTTGACGTCCGGCGCCTCGCCAAGTGTGAAGCGACCGTCATAGGAATAGCTTTCCGGCCCGTTGAAGAAGGTTCGGATGCCGACATTCTGCAACACCGGCACCCGGTTCATCGCCAGTTCCAGCACATCCATCACGTCTTCTTCGACAAAAGGCAGGCTGTCGAAGCAGAACGTGTCCGGTATACCCTCTGTCCCCCAGGCCCTGGGATGGAAATGCGCGAAGCCGAAAAGCAGCTTGCCCGCATCTTCTTTCCAGTAGGTGCCGTCGCAATAGGACCGCAGGACCGGCAAGTTGCCCGAAAGACCAGCGATGGGTTCGGTGACGAGGTAGTAGTGTTCGCAGGCATGAAGCGGCACACCGACGCCGTTCTGACGGCCCAGCTCGCGCGCCCACATACCGCCGCAATTCACCACGACATCGGCGGTGATCCGGCCTTGTTCGGTGCATACAGCCCGCGCCCTGCCGCCCTCGACCTCCACCGCCTCAATCTTCACGTGTTCGAAGATCTGCGCCCCGTGCATCCGCGCGCCTTTGGCCAAAGCGGTCGTCAGGTCTATGGGATTGGCAGAGCCGTCGCTCGGCATATAGATGCCGCCCAGCACACCTTCGGGGTTCATCAGCGGCCAGCGCTCGGCGATCTCGGGCGCGGTCAGATAGTTTGCCTCAATCCCGAACAGCGAGGCGAAATCCGCCTTGCGTCTCAGTTCCGCCAGCCGTTCCTCGTTGATCGCGATCGAGATGGAGCCCGAGCGACGGTAGCCAGGATTCTGGCCCGTCTCGGCCTCGATGTCCTGCAAAAGCTCGATACCGTATTTTGCGAATGCGGTTGTCGCATGGCTGCCTTGCAACTGCCCGACCAGACCTGCCGCATGCCAGGTGGTGCCAGAGGTAAGTTGCTTGCGCTCCAGAAGCACAACGTCTTTCCAGCCTTCCTTGGCCAGATGATAGGCAACAGAACAACCATGAATGCCACCGCCGATGATAACGACTTGGGCATGGCTGGGTAGGGGCTTCGACACGGTCAATCTCCTGCCGCTTGGGGATGTCAGTATTGGAACAGCCAGCCTGCGCCATCGGCTCCGCCGCTGATGCCGGCGAGCCGCATCAGATGCCAGGCCGTGGCCTGATTGCTTGAAATCACGGGCTTTCCAAGCTGCATCTCGGCCTCGGCAATGACCGGCAGGACCCGGAGACTGGTGCAGGAGACAAAAACCGCGTCACAGGTGTCGCACTGACCGACTGCAAGAATGGCGTCCAGAATGCTACGCGAACTGATCCGCGCCACTGTGAAGTCATCTGACTGGTTGAAGGAGGCCACCGCGCCAGTCTGGAACCCCGCACCCGCCAGGTTCCGCTGCATCTCGACGGTAACGGACGGCGCGTAAGGCGTGACGAGCGCGAAGCGCCTTGTGCCGAGTGCTGTGAGTGCCGCCTTACACGCGGTCAGCGGATTGGTGGTTTTCGCGCCGGGATGAATTCGGCGAATGATCTCATCGACGCGATCTTCTCCGATGATAGTCGCGCCGGAGGTGCAGCAATAGCCGATGACGTCAAAGTCGAATGACGGGGGCAAAAGCCCGGCCGCCACGGGCAGATCTCGCTCCATCGCTCGGAGCGTCTCGGGCGTCACCTCCATCGCGTTCGGGATGCGCGCGTGGTAAAGTGCCACACCGTCACCGCGCAGAAGCGCGGCAAATTCGTGCTCGGCCGTCTGGTCGCTCTTCAGAATGATCAACCCGATCCGAGCCCGCGATCCCAAGCCTGAGTCCACGCTGAATACCAGTTCTTCAATGCTTGCGCCGCTCAGCATTAGCGGACATCCTCCGTGTCGATTCGATATTGGTATATACCAGCAATGTCTTGGCGTCTATGACCAGGCGTAGTAAGAGTACGGAAGCTTCTCAGGGTGCCCATGAACCGACCGCGACTAGCCGCTTCGCCCTCGCGCTTTCGTCAGATTGTCGAAAGCATCCGGAGTGACATTGTTGCGGGCGCGCTGCCTGAACACGCAGCGCTTCCCTCCGAACGCGTGATGGCCGAGCAATTTGGTGTCAGCCGGATGACCGCCCGCCGGGCGCTGGAAGCGATCGAGGCCCAGGGATTGGCCTATAGCGAAGACCGCAGAGGGCGCTTCGTCTCGCCCAAGCGGGTCCGGTACGACATCAGCAAACGCGTTAGCTTCGCCGCCGACGCACACGCCTCCGGCACCGATCTAGAAATAACGGTCTTGCGCAAACGCTCGGCCCGTGCGGACGACGCGCTCTCGGCTGACCTTTCGGTCCCGATCCGGGAAAAGCTGCACGAATACACGCGTTTATTTAGTATCAACGGCCACCCAATCTTGATCGAGACGGAATTCGTCGTCGCGAGCAGATGCCCTGATTTGTTGGATCATGACCTGCGGCAGTCGACCACCCGTGTGCTCGAGCAGCATTACGGCATCGCGGCGCGCACCGGAGACGTTGTCATCCGAATGTGCCCAATCCAACCGGACGAGGCGGCAATCCTGGGGTTGCCGCCGTATCAGGCCGGGATCGAACTGGCGCAGACCATTCGCGACGACGCTGGGAAGGCCTTCTGCGTCGGGCGACAGATCTGGCGTGGCGAACTGGCTGAGTTTTCCGCTCGGGCCATTGTGAACCGTTGATCGGGTGCGCCTCAGTCTGGACGCCCAGCAAAGTTCACGGCCGCCAATTCCGTAATAACGTCGCGAGAAGCTTCAAAGTCGAAGTTTTTCATCGCCGCCGCATTGATTTTCGACGCAAATAATCGCCTCGACGCTCTAATCTCGACATGCGATCCGAAGGAGAGTCATATGGACAAGCGTCATCAGGAACTGGTCGCGCTCAGGCACGCATTCCACCGCAATCCTGAACTGGGCTTTCAGGAACTGCGCACCAAGGCCAGGATCGCGGCGCATCT
It encodes the following:
- a CDS encoding GntR family transcriptional regulator, producing MNRPRLAASPSRFRQIVESIRSDIVAGALPEHAALPSERVMAEQFGVSRMTARRALEAIEAQGLAYSEDRRGRFVSPKRVRYDISKRVSFAADAHASGTDLEITVLRKRSARADDALSADLSVPIREKLHEYTRLFSINGHPILIETEFVVASRCPDLLDHDLRQSTTRVLEQHYGIAARTGDVVIRMCPIQPDEAAILGLPPYQAGIELAQTIRDDAGKAFCVGRQIWRGELAEFSARAIVNR
- a CDS encoding GcvT family protein; translated protein: MSKPLPSHAQVVIIGGGIHGCSVAYHLAKEGWKDVVLLERKQLTSGTTWHAAGLVGQLQGSHATTAFAKYGIELLQDIEAETGQNPGYRRSGSISIAINEERLAELRRKADFASLFGIEANYLTAPEIAERWPLMNPEGVLGGIYMPSDGSANPIDLTTALAKGARMHGAQIFEHVKIEAVEVEGGRARAVCTEQGRITADVVVNCGGMWARELGRQNGVGVPLHACEHYYLVTEPIAGLSGNLPVLRSYCDGTYWKEDAGKLLFGFAHFHPRAWGTEGIPDTFCFDSLPFVEEDVMDVLELAMNRVPVLQNVGIRTFFNGPESYSYDGRFTLGEAPDVKGYYVLAGVNSTGIQSGPGAGRALAQWIMKGHPPIDLSEMDPKRCEEFQTRDPYLRERCPETLILTYAMHWPGRQRETARNLRRTPFYHAMKARGACYAEVQGWERPGWFAPEGVKPQYDYSFGRPSWFAHAQAEQKAAREAVAMFDYSMLGKLMVEGKDAEAFLQRVCTNDLALPVGRVAYTLMLNDRGGIESDVTVARHADDAYMVMSSISHTRRDYLHLRDALRADEDVRLRDATTAYGVLAVAGPKSRDLLAAVADIDVSNTAFPFNSLRHFHIGHAHVFAQRLSYTGELGWEIFVTPDFAEHVFDVLIEAGRGLGLRLAGGEALNALRIEKGFLHWGHDMAYSDAPHQMGLGFACKPNKGIKFIGRDAYLDRKAANEGPFLCFVKLADPAHLLHHNEPVVRDGSIAGYVTAGAWSNSQGTAVGLCLLAPPAGFSGREALLGGQYFVMVEGREIPAEISLAPFYDPASARMLA
- a CDS encoding maleate cis-trans isomerase family protein; the encoded protein is MLSGASIEELVFSVDSGLGSRARIGLIILKSDQTAEHEFAALLRGDGVALYHARIPNAMEVTPETLRAMERDLPVAAGLLPPSFDFDVIGYCCTSGATIIGEDRVDEIIRRIHPGAKTTNPLTACKAALTALGTRRFALVTPYAPSVTVEMQRNLAGAGFQTGAVASFNQSDDFTVARISSRSILDAILAVGQCDTCDAVFVSCTSLRVLPVIAEAEMQLGKPVISSNQATAWHLMRLAGISGGADGAGWLFQY